The Streptomyces sp. R28 region GCGCTCGGCCCGCTTCGACCTGCTGCGCGCGGCACTGCGCGAAGCCCTGTCCCTCCCGGTCGACCTGCCCGAACTGTCCTTCCCCGCGGTGGAGTACGTCTACTTCGTGACGCCACCGGCCGACTCCGGGCAGACCCTGACGGCCATGCACGGCCTGGACGAAGTGGCGGCCCTCGACGGTGTGTGGCAGGTCAAGGCCGAGGCGGCCGCAGGACGATCCTTGGACTGGCGCAACGGCACGGAAGGGCACCTCGGCACGGTCCACGGTACGGCCGCGGACCACGACCGGCTGCGCGTCGCGATCGCCGCGATCGAATCCGCGATCGTCCTCGAATCCGCATGACGCAGCCGGCCGGAGCGCACGCTCAGAGCGGGATCGTGGGATCGAGCGGCTGCCTGACGCGCCGCCACACCAGTCCCCGCACCGAGGCCGCGAAGGGCGCCAACGCCCACCAACGGCCGGGAAACAGCAGCCTGTACAGCCGGAAGTTGCGGCGCGCCACCGCCGTCGGACGCAGCGGCACACAGGACACCAGCAGGGCCGTGCGCAGGGCACGGATCTCGGCGGCCGGGCGACGGGAGGCGAGTACGGACTGGGCGAAGGCGTTGCGGTAGGCCCACCACATCATCTCGTGCTTCTCCGCGCCGATCTGCATACGCGTGTTGGGCTCACCGGCGTGCGGGTCCGCGGAGTGGGCCAGATCCTCGGGGAAGTGGTGGAGGTAGGGGTAGCGGTCGGCCACGCGCCACAGCAGGGTGCCGTCGAGCCCCAGGCCGTGGCTGAAATCGAACGGCAGGTTCGTCGGCAGTTCGTCCTGGAATGCCTCGAGCAGATCCGTCCGGCGTATCAGCGTGCACGAGGAGCTGACCGGTACCTGATCCTCCACGGTCGCCGACCGCACCAGGAACTCCAGGGACGACATCCGCCCGGCGCTGCGGCGGTAGCACGTCTCGGGCACCTCGTAGTGCCACGTCATCGCCGTGTAGACGAAGCCGACGTCGGGCTCCCGGTCCAGCACCTCGACCGATCGCTCGACGGCAGTGGCGGAAATCCAGTCGTCGGAGAAGAGCAGTTTGACGTACTCTCCCTCGGCCAGCTCGACCGCCCGGCGCCAGTTCTGCACGCGCGGCAGCACTGTTTCGTTGCGGTGTGCCCGAATTCGTGGATCGGATGCGGCCAGTTTCGTCAGAACCTCCCAGGTGGAATCCGTACTGGCGTTGTCCACCACCACTACTTCAATATCCTGGTAAGTCTGTTCCAGCGCGCTGCGTACTGCCCGTTCCATCTCCTGTGG contains the following coding sequences:
- a CDS encoding glycosyltransferase family 2 protein; the encoded protein is MGKVSICIPVYNRPQEMERAVRSALEQTYQDIEVVVVDNASTDSTWEVLTKLAASDPRIRAHRNETVLPRVQNWRRAVELAEGEYVKLLFSDDWISATAVERSVEVLDREPDVGFVYTAMTWHYEVPETCYRRSAGRMSSLEFLVRSATVEDQVPVSSSCTLIRRTDLLEAFQDELPTNLPFDFSHGLGLDGTLLWRVADRYPYLHHFPEDLAHSADPHAGEPNTRMQIGAEKHEMMWWAYRNAFAQSVLASRRPAAEIRALRTALLVSCVPLRPTAVARRNFRLYRLLFPGRWWALAPFAASVRGLVWRRVRQPLDPTIPL